One Schlesneria paludicola DSM 18645 DNA segment encodes these proteins:
- a CDS encoding sialate O-acetylesterase → MSHACRGVMFLALIASASAAQAAAKIELTSPLPYQVVQREGFESQTSHEHNPTGSTLGYADVDVMGSIPEGVTGRWEFRVRPLQSAFGTGSDWMPLDVEVEGKTFRAPAEVNAGGWYRLEVRCVDQETTVAEGVVEPFGIGELFVVAGQSYAAGANDELQKVADPQGRVSAYDWHTKRWQLANDPQPNVGDGGTIWPALGDLLVPTLRVPVGFVNVAVGGTSTKQWMPDGELHKRLVAVGNDVGAFRAVLWQQGESDVIEKTPTDVYIKNMNRIRDVAARAWHFEPNWLLAKSTLHPTVYNDPQGEENIRMAIHQLWKRPHFAPGPDTDLLSGENRGDINSRRHFSPVGQRRAALLWFVAIWNEIEKQSR, encoded by the coding sequence ATGTCTCATGCGTGCCGAGGTGTGATGTTTTTGGCTTTGATCGCCAGCGCGAGCGCTGCGCAGGCGGCGGCGAAGATTGAACTGACATCCCCGTTGCCCTATCAGGTTGTGCAGCGCGAAGGATTCGAGTCGCAGACCTCACACGAACACAATCCGACCGGATCAACGCTCGGATACGCCGATGTGGATGTGATGGGATCAATTCCAGAAGGGGTTACAGGACGTTGGGAATTCCGCGTCCGGCCGCTGCAGTCGGCGTTTGGAACGGGATCCGACTGGATGCCGCTCGACGTAGAGGTCGAAGGGAAAACCTTTCGCGCCCCCGCCGAAGTGAATGCAGGCGGTTGGTATCGACTTGAAGTGCGCTGCGTCGATCAAGAAACGACGGTGGCAGAAGGAGTTGTTGAGCCATTCGGGATCGGCGAGCTGTTTGTCGTTGCCGGGCAATCGTATGCCGCCGGCGCCAATGATGAGCTGCAGAAAGTCGCCGATCCGCAAGGTCGTGTCTCGGCATACGACTGGCATACCAAACGCTGGCAGCTTGCCAACGACCCTCAGCCGAATGTTGGTGATGGAGGTACGATCTGGCCCGCGCTCGGTGATTTGCTCGTGCCGACCCTGCGTGTTCCTGTCGGATTTGTGAACGTCGCCGTGGGAGGGACATCAACGAAGCAGTGGATGCCTGACGGTGAATTGCACAAACGACTCGTTGCCGTCGGAAATGATGTCGGTGCGTTCCGTGCCGTTCTCTGGCAACAAGGAGAGTCGGACGTGATCGAAAAGACGCCAACAGACGTCTACATCAAGAACATGAACCGGATTCGTGACGTGGCGGCTCGGGCCTGGCATTTCGAGCCGAACTGGCTGCTCGCTAAATCGACGTTGCACCCCACCGTTTACAACGATCCTCAAGGAGAAGAAAACATTCGAATGGCGATCCACCAGTTGTGGAAGCGCCCCCATTTTGCGCCGGGCCCTGACACCGATCTACTGTCCGGCGAAAACCGCGGTGACATCAACTCGCGTCGCCACTTCTCCCCAGTGGGTCAACGCCGCGCCGCCTTGTTATGGTTCGTCGCGATCTGGAACGAAATCGAAAAACAATCGCGCTGA
- the speB gene encoding agmatinase → MTTPVFAAQPYAGIATFGRAPLATDATGYDVSILGIPYDGSVSYRSGTRFGPRAIREQSMLLWGYNNSQRVAPFKQLRIADLGDADVVPPDIRATHQEIEKKATAIVESGSLLVSIGGDHSISLPLLRAHAKKHGPMAVVHFDAHPDTWDSEYPGQPFSHGTPFRRAMEESLIDPAAYVQIGIRGPTNGPEDYEDALKLGARMITFDEFHQVGLDAVLKEIHCRVGNRATYVTLDIDAIDPAFAPGTGTPEVGGFTSYEMLRLIRGLHGLNLKGFDLVEVSPPFDSAGITAILGVNLIFEFLSLIAKNRATPS, encoded by the coding sequence ATGACGACTCCCGTGTTTGCCGCTCAACCCTATGCTGGAATCGCCACATTCGGCCGAGCCCCCCTGGCGACCGACGCGACGGGGTACGACGTTTCCATTCTGGGGATTCCATACGATGGATCGGTCTCGTACCGTAGCGGCACGCGGTTCGGCCCCCGCGCGATCCGTGAGCAATCGATGCTCTTGTGGGGCTACAACAATTCGCAGCGGGTCGCGCCGTTCAAGCAGCTACGCATCGCCGACCTAGGTGATGCGGACGTCGTACCACCTGACATCCGAGCCACACATCAAGAAATTGAAAAGAAGGCCACTGCGATCGTCGAGAGCGGATCACTTCTGGTCTCCATCGGTGGTGATCATTCAATTTCATTGCCGCTGCTCAGGGCTCATGCGAAAAAACATGGACCGATGGCAGTCGTGCATTTCGACGCTCATCCCGACACCTGGGATTCCGAATATCCTGGGCAGCCTTTTAGCCATGGCACGCCGTTTCGACGCGCCATGGAAGAGTCGCTGATCGATCCTGCCGCCTATGTTCAGATCGGAATTCGTGGTCCAACGAATGGACCCGAAGACTATGAGGACGCGCTCAAGTTGGGGGCGAGAATGATCACGTTCGATGAATTTCATCAGGTGGGACTCGACGCCGTCCTGAAAGAGATCCACTGCCGTGTCGGCAATCGCGCGACGTATGTCACGCTGGATATCGATGCGATCGACCCGGCATTTGCACCTGGTACGGGCACCCCGGAAGTTGGTGGATTCACAAGTTACGAGATGCTGCGACTGATTCGTGGACTGCATGGTCTGAACCTCAAAGGTTTCGACCTGGTTGAGGTTTCGCCCCCATTCGATTCCGCCGGAATCACAGCAATTTTAGGTGTCAATTTAATCTTCGAGTTCTTGTCACTGATCGCGAAAAATCGAGCCACGCCATCGTAA
- a CDS encoding SRPBCC family protein produces MPQISIADSNRYEFVSRWEIPAPIERVWVELMRPDDWPSWWRGMEKVELVQPGIDEMGHGARRRYTWCSRLPYRLTFTMESTLIKPYSRIEGHATGELEGDGCWQLSYDNGITHVRYDWNVAAKKKWMIWLAPIARPLFEWNHDILMEWGRKGLLKRVQSPLAHSPSKA; encoded by the coding sequence ATGCCACAAATTTCGATAGCCGATTCTAATCGCTACGAGTTCGTTTCTCGGTGGGAGATCCCTGCCCCGATCGAACGCGTGTGGGTGGAATTAATGCGGCCTGACGACTGGCCAAGTTGGTGGCGCGGCATGGAAAAGGTGGAACTTGTGCAGCCGGGAATCGACGAAATGGGTCACGGGGCCAGGCGTCGCTACACGTGGTGCAGTCGCCTGCCCTATCGGTTGACGTTCACCATGGAAAGCACGCTGATCAAGCCGTACTCGCGGATCGAAGGACACGCGACAGGTGAACTGGAAGGCGATGGCTGCTGGCAACTTTCCTACGACAACGGCATCACGCACGTCCGATATGACTGGAATGTCGCCGCCAAGAAAAAGTGGATGATCTGGCTGGCTCCCATCGCCCGACCGCTGTTTGAATGGAACCACGACATCTTGATGGAATGGGGACGAAAGGGCCTGCTGAAACGGGTTCAGTCGCCACTTGCCCATTCGCCATCGAAAGCTTGA
- a CDS encoding glucuronate isomerase yields MSEQLVQRLLNELTKLALVDPHTHINPHAPASKTLADIMGYHYYTELAHSAGMPKSQIEEPGLDPKTKVGRLVESLVHLDNTVQVGWLVELCRKFFGFSDDRITPANWEALYDRAAAKMAEPDWEDQCLKQSGIERVFLTNDFDDPLTGFDLKRYIPCLRTDDLVFHFSNPTVRQRLAKATGIEATSPDKIRQAIGKLFEHFVRHGVKACAISLPPSFSPRRPAKSEDLAQHFNAAFIDADTVPGEISSHRRLGQEFVFWTIAEFCAEYKLPFDLMIGVNRRVYPNGVFQGQDLFDQRVSLIQYKDLFNAFPQVTFPVSVLAQVSNQELVSYSWIFPNVVTNAHWWYSNIPAFIELDTRARLQAVPRNKQIGYYSDMYKLEFAWPKFNMYRECLSRVLAQDFVIARKWSEDEALLLGRQILRGNVESIFKV; encoded by the coding sequence ATGTCAGAACAATTGGTGCAACGACTGTTGAACGAATTGACCAAGCTTGCCCTGGTCGATCCCCACACTCACATTAATCCGCACGCGCCTGCGTCGAAAACGCTCGCGGACATCATGGGATACCACTACTACACCGAACTTGCCCATTCGGCGGGAATGCCCAAGTCACAAATCGAAGAACCGGGCCTTGACCCCAAGACCAAAGTCGGGCGGCTCGTCGAATCTCTCGTTCACCTGGACAACACGGTTCAAGTGGGCTGGTTGGTCGAGCTGTGCCGCAAGTTTTTCGGTTTTTCCGACGACCGAATCACACCCGCAAACTGGGAGGCCTTGTACGATCGCGCGGCCGCGAAAATGGCTGAACCGGACTGGGAAGATCAATGTTTGAAGCAATCAGGGATTGAGCGTGTCTTTCTGACGAACGATTTCGACGACCCGCTGACGGGGTTTGACTTAAAGCGTTATATCCCTTGCTTGCGAACCGACGATCTGGTGTTTCATTTTTCGAACCCAACCGTCCGGCAGCGGCTCGCCAAAGCAACGGGCATTGAGGCAACAAGCCCCGACAAAATCCGACAGGCGATCGGCAAGTTGTTCGAACATTTCGTCCGTCACGGGGTGAAAGCCTGTGCGATCAGTCTGCCCCCGAGCTTTTCGCCACGTCGCCCCGCCAAGTCGGAGGACTTGGCACAGCACTTCAATGCTGCATTCATTGATGCCGATACGGTCCCCGGAGAAATCTCGTCCCATCGACGCTTGGGACAGGAATTCGTGTTCTGGACCATCGCCGAATTTTGTGCCGAGTACAAACTGCCATTCGATCTGATGATCGGAGTCAATCGACGCGTCTATCCAAACGGTGTTTTTCAAGGCCAGGACCTGTTTGACCAGCGGGTATCGCTGATTCAGTACAAGGACTTGTTCAACGCCTTTCCGCAAGTGACATTCCCTGTCTCGGTACTGGCCCAGGTCAGCAATCAAGAACTGGTCAGCTACAGTTGGATCTTCCCGAACGTGGTCACGAACGCGCATTGGTGGTATTCAAACATTCCGGCGTTCATTGAATTGGATACACGGGCCCGATTGCAGGCAGTGCCGCGAAACAAACAGATCGGCTACTACAGTGACATGTACAAGCTGGAATTTGCCTGGCCCAAGTTCAATATGTACCGCGAATGCCTCTCGCGCGTTCTGGCCCAAGACTTTGTCATCGCACGGAAATGGAGTGAGGACGAAGCCCTTTTATTGGGACGTCAGATTCTGCGAGGCAACGTCGAATCTATCTTCAAAGTCTGA
- a CDS encoding MgtC/SapB family protein — translation MLFRLGLATVLGGVLGIDRDLHRKPAGVRVLAMVCLGSAAITMASIAAMAVPSKTPVDGVLRTVQGVLSGIGFLGAGVIMRAPGKEQVHGITTASSIWISAILGMVFGLGQWELGLTSFVLACGVLVIGRRVEALVLKFAPSPDATSSSPVSQQD, via the coding sequence ATGCTGTTTCGCCTGGGGCTCGCGACCGTCCTTGGCGGAGTCTTAGGTATTGACCGAGACCTTCACCGCAAGCCAGCAGGCGTGCGCGTGCTGGCGATGGTCTGTTTGGGGTCCGCTGCGATCACCATGGCCAGTATCGCTGCGATGGCTGTTCCTTCAAAAACACCCGTCGATGGTGTCTTGCGAACGGTGCAGGGGGTTCTCTCGGGAATTGGATTTCTGGGAGCTGGCGTCATTATGCGAGCTCCTGGAAAAGAACAAGTGCACGGTATTACGACGGCATCTTCGATTTGGATCTCGGCCATTCTGGGCATGGTCTTTGGCTTGGGCCAATGGGAACTGGGCCTGACTTCGTTTGTACTCGCGTGCGGAGTTTTGGTGATCGGCCGAAGAGTTGAGGCCTTGGTTCTGAAGTTTGCCCCATCGCCCGATGCGACTTCGTCGAGTCCCGTATCTCAACAGGACTGA
- a CDS encoding DUF2252 domain-containing protein, with protein MSTGNRPSPQPGLTRIDRRAAGKAVRESIPRSAHAAWKPSADRPDIVSLLEESNRDRIEELVPLRYGRMLQSPLAFLRGSAIVMARDLSDLANTGIRLQICGDCHLQNFGWFASPERNLLFDVNDFDETRNAPWEWDLKRLAASVILAARTLKASAANQRQLVQAVVQEYRDRLAEYEPLSPLQAWYARLDAQALLNRAAAVDSVKRAQAMIDAARQRTIDSLLPKLTERVEGALRFKDRSSLLTHAKEGQGYLDKIQKLMIGYRSTLSDERQLLLDRYRLVDAAHKVVGIGSVGLRCGILLLLDPDDDPLVLQIKEARASVLEKYVGPSARTHHGHRIVHGQRVMQSASDIFLGWANDAKGRSYYFRQLRDMKLSLNVDRMSWPELQDYCQLCGWALARAHAKAGDASAIVGYVGNGDPFQDAISEFAAAYADQTELDFETLQNAAKSGRIQAVATPDPSIVVSD; from the coding sequence ATGAGCACCGGAAATCGTCCCTCACCACAACCAGGACTCACGCGGATAGATCGCCGTGCCGCCGGTAAGGCTGTCCGTGAATCCATTCCACGATCTGCACATGCCGCCTGGAAGCCATCAGCGGATCGTCCCGACATTGTTTCCCTGCTCGAAGAGTCCAATCGAGATCGCATCGAAGAGCTAGTTCCCCTGCGATACGGGCGGATGCTGCAGTCCCCGCTGGCCTTTTTGCGTGGTTCGGCAATCGTGATGGCGCGCGATTTATCAGACCTGGCCAATACGGGGATTCGGCTGCAGATCTGCGGAGACTGCCATCTACAGAATTTTGGCTGGTTCGCGTCGCCAGAGCGGAATCTGTTGTTTGATGTCAATGATTTTGACGAAACACGGAACGCACCTTGGGAATGGGATTTGAAACGCCTCGCGGCCAGCGTGATCCTGGCAGCGAGAACGCTCAAGGCGTCGGCCGCGAATCAGCGACAACTGGTGCAAGCGGTCGTACAAGAGTATCGCGATCGTTTGGCTGAATACGAACCATTATCGCCCCTGCAGGCCTGGTACGCTCGCCTGGATGCCCAGGCATTGTTGAATCGTGCGGCCGCGGTAGATTCTGTGAAGCGTGCGCAGGCCATGATCGATGCAGCCCGCCAGCGGACGATTGATTCTCTGTTGCCCAAATTGACCGAGCGTGTCGAGGGCGCATTGCGGTTCAAAGATCGCTCTTCGTTGTTGACGCACGCCAAAGAAGGTCAGGGCTATCTCGACAAAATTCAGAAACTGATGATCGGTTACCGTTCGACGCTTTCAGACGAGCGACAATTGCTGCTCGACCGTTACAGGCTGGTCGATGCGGCTCATAAGGTCGTAGGCATTGGCAGCGTCGGATTGCGGTGCGGCATTCTCCTTTTACTCGACCCTGACGATGATCCGCTCGTGCTCCAGATCAAAGAGGCGCGGGCGAGCGTGCTGGAGAAATATGTCGGCCCCAGTGCTCGCACCCATCACGGTCATCGGATCGTTCACGGACAACGGGTCATGCAGTCGGCGAGCGACATTTTTCTGGGGTGGGCCAACGATGCCAAGGGTCGCAGCTACTACTTTCGTCAGTTGCGTGACATGAAATTGTCATTGAACGTCGATCGCATGTCGTGGCCCGAATTGCAGGACTACTGCCAACTTTGCGGTTGGGCTCTCGCTCGAGCTCACGCCAAAGCTGGCGATGCCTCGGCTATTGTCGGGTACGTCGGCAACGGCGATCCATTTCAGGATGCCATCAGTGAGTTCGCGGCTGCCTATGCGGATCAAACGGAACTTGATTTCGAAACCTTGCAAAATGCGGCAAAATCAGGCCGGATTCAAGCTGTCGCAACACCCGATCCTTCCATAGTTGTATCGGATTGA